Within the Paenibacillus pabuli genome, the region TGAAAGAACGCAAGCTGGACCTGAAATGGAAACCAGCAGGGTACCTGGGTTCTTTTATTTTCGGGATAGGTTTCTCGGCAGGCTGGTCACCGTGTATCGGTCCCATCCTGACTGCAATCATCGCGATGGCTGCGAGTGAACCGACAACCTGGCTTACCTTGATCACCGGCTATACGGCTGGATTCGCATTACCGTTCTTCATCCTTGCTTTTTTCATCGGTTCAACACGCTGGATCTTACGATATTCCAATGTGATGATGAAAGTCGGGGGAGCACTCATGCTGTTTTTGGGTGTGCTGCTATTCACGGATCAAATGACAAAAATCACCATTTGGCTGCAGCAGATTACACCGGATTGGATGATTATTTGAAACAAATACCCGAGTATAAACAAAGCAGGCTACATGAAGGCCAGAGCACATTCTGACCCATGTATCCTGCTTTTTTGATCGTCACCACTGCAGATATGATGTTAGTACTTAGGTGAAGTAATCAATGTTTGCTAACGGGAAGTGTTCGAAAATTCGCTCCGTTATGAACTCGCGCAGCGCGTCCTGCTGATCATCCTTGTACACATATTTATATTGCCCCCAGCGGCCCCATTTCATCTTTCTTTTCTCGATGTCCATTTCAAGTTTGGTTTTGGGGTATCGTTTCTCGATGGTGGCTTTTGCCGTTTTGGTAAATCGATGCTGAATCATTTCAAAAGTAAGATCCTTCGTGGCATCTTCCGGAAGTGTGTCGGCAAGCTTCTGTAAAAGCTCCGCGTACCCTTCCTGCCATCCGTCATACCACATGATGGGGGCGATGATAAAACCTAACGGGTACCCCGCATGCGCTATTTTGCCTGCTGCTTCGATCCGTTCTTCAAACCTGGAGGTAGCAGGTTCAAAGTTCTTGATGACATAATCCGAATTGACACTGAACCGGATGCGGGTATGACCGTTATGTTTGATATTTAATAAGGGATCTACGTGATGATATTTCGTCACAAACCGCAAACGTCCGTATTCCTCATCGGCCATAAAACGGATCAGATCACTCAAGTTTTCGGTAATATGCTCGAGTCCCACCGGATCAGAAGTACAGGCTGCTTCAAACCGGGTGATTTCAGGTGCCCGTTCATCGATATATCCTTTGGCCGCCTGAATGATTTCTTCGGTGTTCACATACACCCTTACATAAGGTTTGGCTCCAAGCGTAGTTTGAAGATAACAATAATGACAATGGCCCATGCATCCTGTTGAGATCGGAATCGCATATTCAGCTGAAGGTTTCGACTGATCGAATTTGAGTGTTTTGCGTACACCTACGACCAAGGTTCGTTTCGCCATCCGGTATTTTTCCTGTTCGGTTTCACCAGGCAGATTGGTGATCCGGTTATGGGAAGTGGTCATCTGATATGGAATTTCCTTGGAAGTCACCCATTCCATGATCCGTTTGCCCTTCTCATATTCCAGCGCACCGGGTTCAAAATAGACCAAATCGGGAATAAAGGGTTTAGTACCTTTTGCTTTGCGAACCGGGGGCTGCGCTACACTTGTACTCACGGAATCACTCCTTTCAATACGAAACCTTGCTTAGTTTGCCTCACATAAGCATAAGTCAACCTTGCCAATACTTGCGTTCGGGATCAGAAGCGCCTATGTGTTATAAACGACATAGCGATTGGTACGTACAAGACTTGCCAATGCGTATTGATAACATGTATCATTATAAGATAGGGACCAGGCAAGAATATTGCCGGTCAGAGAGAAGAGAGGGAAGCAGATGCCAACGCCCAGTATGGAAGATTATTTGGAGCGTATATACAAATTGATTGATGAAAAGGGCTATGCTCGTGTGTCAGATATAGCTGAAGGGTTGGAAGTGCATCCTTCATCGGTGACCAAGATGATCCAAAAGCTGGACAAAGACGAGTACCTGATTTACGAAAAGTACCGTGGGTTGGTACTTACTCCAAAAGGGAAAAAGATGGGGAAACGTTTAATGGAACGCCATCATCTGCTTGAACAATTTTTAACGACTATTGGTGTCCAGGAGGAGAATATCTACAAGGATGTGGAAGGAATCGAACATCATCTGAGTTGGGATTCCATTACCTGTATCGAATCTTTGGTAGAATATTTCCGTCAGGACGAGAGCCGATTGCGTGATCTTCAAAGTATTCAGGAACTCATGAGCAATACCGAATCCTGAGGCAGCATAGGGCCATTCACAGAGGTCCTTAAGAGCTTAAACTATCAAAAAACAGAGGGTGTAACTTTGTCGTTGTAATGGCAGAGAGACACCCTCTGTTTTTTTGTTGTCCATAATTTGGTGAATTATCGCAACTAACCAATCCTTTGGAGCGTCTATTAAACTAGCAGAATTTGCCGAGAATTTTAATGATGATGGAGGATTGTACTGATGAAGTTTCGTAATGGATTGATCCTGCTGCTCATTTTCGTGCTGGGCTTACAAACAGCTGGACTGAGTGCACAGGCTGCTTCACAAAAAGAAATTGATATTTATCTGGATGGTCAACGGTTGGAATCGGATGTATCGCCTTACATTTTGCCCAAAGTAAATGTGACGATGGTCCCGCTGCGTGTGATTAGTGAAGGATTAGGCGCTTCCGTCCTTTGGTCACAGGCTTCGAGAACCGTAACGATTAAGAAATCCGAATCGGTGATCACCATGACCAGTGGACGCCAACAAGCGACGGTTGATGGTATCACAGTCGATTTGGATGCATCGGTTGAACTGAAGAAAGGCCGGGTAATGGTTCCAATTCGATTCGTGAGTGAAAACCTTGGGATTACAGTGAATTGGAATCAGGCAGCACAGACGATTAATCTGACAACAGGAGATGCTCCTGCACCCGATCCGGCTACCCCGGCAAATCCGGGAGGCACGGGCAGTACTCCAAGCACGGATGACATGCGGGGTGCGTGGATCTCAACGGTGAATGGTGATTGGCCTTCCTCCAGTGCAAAAGGAAATGTAGAAAAGCAGAAGCTGGAGTACACTCAGCAGCTCGACACGCTCAAAAGCATGGGCATCAATGCTGTATTTGTTCAGGTTCGGGCCAATGCGGACGCCATCTATCCTTCAGGTCTCGTACCATGGAATAGTGTGCTTACAGGGACTCAGGGCAAGGACCCGGGATATGACCCGCTTGCGTTCATGATTGAGGAAGCACACAAACGGGGACTGGAGTTCCATGCCTGGTTTAACCCGTTCCGCGCAACCAATTCAGCAAGCACATCCGGACTTGCAGCCAATCATGTTTCCAAACTGCACATGAACTGGATCGTGAATGCATCAGGCAAACTTTACATTAATCCGGGAATTCCGGAAGCCAGACAGCATATTATCGACAACATCATGGAAGTGGTAAATCAATATGATATTGATGGTGTTCATCTGGATGATTACTTCTATCCCTCTAACGTAGCATTCAATGATGACGCCGCCTTCAAGGCCTATAACACATTGAATACCAAAGACCGTGCCGAGTGGAGACGGGATAACATCAATCAGTTTGTTAAACAGCTGGGCGAGAGTATCCACCAAGTAAAAGCAGGCGTAGAGTATGGAATCAGCCCTTTTGGTGTATGGCGCAATAAGGCTGTTGATATCACAGGTTCCGATACCAAAGCTGGAGTTACTGCATATGACAGTATGAATGCGGATGTGCGTACATGGATCAAGCAGGAGTGGATTGACTATGTGGCACCGCAAGTATACTGGAGTATGACGTTAAGTGCAGCACGCTATGACAAAGTGGTGGACTGGTGGGCAAACGAAGTCGCTAATACCGACGTGAAGTTGTATATCGGGCACTCCCCTTATAAGCTGGGTACACCTGAAATAGGCTGGCAGACCTCCCAGGAAATTATTGATCAGCTCATATACAATGAGAAATACGATACGATTAAAGGCGATATTTACTTCAGTTCGCAATATTTGACGAAGAATCCACTGGGCTTAATCGCCAATTTAAAAGCATATTATGGACTTTAAATCATTTTCAGCGTAATATGGTCAACCCTCGTTCTCATAGAGTGGCAGTAGGAATGGACTGCCTGGAGAACGGGGGGTTTTTATATGTTAATCAATGGGGTGTTTGAAGGCGGGGGTGTAAAGGGGATTTCGCTTGCAGGGGCCGTGCAGAGTGCACAGGACTATGGCTTTCAGTTCAATCGTGTTGCGGGGACGTCCTCCGGATCGATCGTAGCTTCATTGATCGCTGCCGGATATCGCGCGGAAGAAATGAAATCCATCATTGAGAATACGCCATTTGCCTCATTACTGCGGCGTTCACCCATATTTGATATACGCTGGATTGGACCGGCAGCAAGGCTGTTTTTGAAAAAGGGTTTATATTCTGGTGAAGCACTTGAATCATGGATCGGCAATATGCTCAAACAGAAAGGGATCCGAACATTCGCGGACCTGCCACCAGGCAAGCTTCTGATTACCGCATCGGATATCTCCAACGGAACCTTTCTGGTACTTCCAGATGATATACGGCGGTTCGGTATTGATCCTGATAAGTTCGAAGTGGCCAAGGCCGTACGAATGAGCTGTAGTATCCCGTATTTTTTCGATCCAGTGGCCATACGCAAATCGCCCGTGATGTCCAAAGGCATGCGTTTTCCCGATCAGTTCGTGTATGTCGTGGACGGAGGATTGCTTAGTAATTTTCCATTATGGCTGTTTGATGGGGAACGTACGGCGCGTGGTGGAGATATTATTCCCACGGTCGGTTTCAAGTTGGTTGGCAAGACGGAAGGGGAGCCGAGCAGAATTAAAGGTCCTTTAAGCATGCTGCAGGCATTGGTTGAGACGATGCTTACAGCGCATGATGAGCGATATATTGAACAGATTAACCGTTTCCGTACGATTAAAATACCAACCCTGGGCGTTAAGCCGACACAGTTCAATCTGTCCGTGCAGGAAAGTACAGCGTTGTATTTATCGGGTGTTGCAGCAGGTACAGAGTTTTTCAGTCGATGGAACACGAAGTTCTATGATGAGCAGTTGGATAAACAAAAAAGAGAAGAGCGGAAAAAGGTGTCTCAAACACCGCCACTAACGCCTGTGTAATAGTAAAAGCACTGCTTCAAAGTTACGAAGCAGTGCTTTTGTTGTTTTCGTATTACCATATGATCCCTAGTGAAACTTGGGAATATCCTCATCGCTTTTCCCCTTGTTTCCTTGGATGACATGAAAGGGATAATCTTTGCGTTTTTTGGAGGATCCGCTGCTCTTTCTGGCTCCAGACCCGGATTGGGCTTTCACTTTGGCCATGGTGCGTGCCGAAGGTTTGATCTTGGGTTTGGTTTTACGCGCCCAACGCCTTGGTGGATACTTATATAGCAGGAATATACCGCCAAGGACTGCAACAGGTACAATAAATCCGAATATACCTCTGCTTGCCACCCAGCTTATAAGGCCAAAGGCAGCAATCGCAATAACTATCCAAAATATGATCGCCTGCTTGTTCATATCAATCACCCTTTCACAGGATCGAGTGTTGCAACAGGTACTTCCGATGTAGCGGATACGTTGGCCAGCTTGGCATCCAGTTCACGCATGCGGTTAAACGAAGCGATGGACACTTCGACCTGCTCGTTAGTTGGCTCTTTGGTAGTGAGCAGTTGCAGCCAAAGTCCAGGATATCCGAGATAACGCAGTACGGGAATGTCACGCACCGAGTTGGTGATCTTCAATAGCTCGAAGGAAATCCCGAGAACAACTGGCAGCAACAGCAAGCGCTGTCCCATCCGTTCCCAAAGGTTGTCGTAGGTGAAAAGGGAGTACAGGAATACACCGATGATGACCGTCAGCATGATAAAGCTGCTTCCGCAGCGGTAATGCAATCGACTGTATTTCTGAACATTCTCAGGTGTGAGCTCTTCACCGGCTTCATGAGCACTAATTACTTTATGTTCCGCCCCGTGGTATTGGAATAATCGTTTGATCATTGGGGTCTGTGAGATCAGCCACAGGTAGGCAAGAAGCAGAATCAGCTTGATGCCGCCTTCCAGTAAATTATGCAAAAACTGATTGTCGAATGCATTTTTAAACAAAAAATTCTCAATGACGACAGGAAGCAGCGTGAGCACAATTTTACCAAAAAGGAAGGAAAGAATGGCTACCGCAGTGACACCAATAATCATGCTAAGGCTCCAGCCGGAACCTTCTTTTTCTTTTTGTTTTGCTTTCTCTTCAGGTTCGAGTTCATCATCAGCATAAGCGTCAGCAGAATAATTGAGATGTTTGCTTCCTTTGACACTTGAATCTATAATGCTGACAATCCCGCGCAGTAACGGAATCCGCCGCAATTTCATGACCCAGGTCTTGTCTTGCTTGGGAACTTCCAGATACGTAATTTCGCCGTCTTTTCTTCGAACAGCCGTAACGTTGACGTGTTTACCGCCAAACATTACGCCTTCAATGACAGCTTGCCCCCCGTAGCTGACAGGCTTGGATTGTTGAGGCAAATTATTCACCTTCCTATTCTGTTCTGTACCCTCTGATTCAAAGGTAGTTTGATATTCCTATTGTATCGAATTTTGAGACCGATTTCTAGTTTCAGGGACAAACCTTGAGATGTTGTTGTTAAGTTTGTCCTGTTCTGAACATACTACCCGGTAGAGAATGATTGAAATCTGGTTTATCGCGACACAGAAGACTGAGGCAAAGGAGAATATAGATGGCAGAATATACAGATAGACACGCATCTCATGTGGATCCCAAGCATGGGGGCGTGGAAAGTCATGCGGATAAGGGCAGACGCTCGAAACAGCGCCAGGGGCAGCATTATTATACCAAACCGTTTTCTTTTGCAGTGGAGCTTGGTTTCTTTGCAGGCTTTATTTGGGGAGGGATACATTGGCTAAACTACTTGCTTCATTTCAGCATCGTCCCGTTGGGATTTTTGGCAGAGCCCTTCTTCAAACATGAATATATATATACCGCTGCGGGGCATCTGACAGGCTGGCTGTTTTTCATTGTGTTTTCCATTGTGGCTGCACTGATTTACACATATACGCTGAGAAAATGGAAAGGACCTTTACCGGGAATCGGCTACGGGATCGTTTGGTGGCTGATCATCTTTGTACTGGTTGGCCCCAAACTGGACATGGTGAAACCGATAAACCGTTTGACTTGGGATTCTATCATCACCGAATTTTGCTTCTTTTTGCTGTGGGGGCTGTTCATCGGCTATACCGTAGCTATGGAGTACACGGACGAACGGAAACGCGAGCCCGAGAAAGCGGGAGCATAGCCGCAAAAAAGCTTCTCAATCCGGCAATGGCTGTGTTAAAATAGCAGATGGTTATTTGCAGAAAGGATGGGGCAGCTATGAAACGGATTGTTGTGATCAATGGCCCGAACCTGAACATGCTCGGTATACGTGAACCTGGCATCTATGGAACGCTTAGTCTGAAGGATATTGAGGACAAAATTCGCAGACAGGCAGAGGAGCTTGACGTCTCCATCTCTTTTTATCAATCCAATCACGAAGGGGACATCATTGATCGTATTCATGCAGCTATGGGCGATGCGGACGGAATTATGCTGAATGCCGGAGCATTAACCCATTACAGCTATGCTGTACGTGATGCGATTAATGCAGTAAAAGTGCCTACCGTGGAAGTTCATCTATCCAACATTCATGCACGCGAAGCTTTCAGACATCATTCAGTAATTGCTGCAGAAACAATCGGGCAGATTGCCGGATTTGGCGAAGTAAGCTATGAACTGGGGCTGCTGGCTCTCGTGCGTCATCTGGACAAACAAACCTGAGCCGGGGACCCGGGAATGTGAGAGAAAGAAGGGTTACCGATGGAAAACAAACGAGTAAATAAGTTGCGTGAGGCCATGCGTGAGCGCGAACTCACAGCAATGCTGATTACGAACCCGATTAACCGTCGTTATATGACCGGTTTTACAGGGTCAGCGGGGTATGTGCTGATTACGGAACAGGAAGCATATTTGCTGACTGATTTCCGTTATATGACACAGGCACCGCAGCAAGCTAAAGGATTTACCGTTGTAGAGCATGGGCCAAAACCGATGGATTCGGTGCGAGAACTGCTTGCATCTGCAAACATCAAAGAGGTTGGCTTCGAGCAGGACACGGTTACATTCGGCACGCACTCCGCTTATGCTGAGGCACTTCAATCCATCGAACTGAAAGCTGTATCCGGTATTGTGGAACAACTTCGTATCTTCAAGGATGAGGATGAAATCGCTGTAATGCAAAAAGCTGCTGATCTGGCGGATGCTACGTTTAGCCACGTTTTACAGTTTGCCAAACCGGGTATGACTGAGCGTGAAGTGGATTTGGAAATGGAGTTTTTCATGCGCAAGCATGGAGCAACATCCTCTTCCTTCGACACCATCGTAGCTTCGGGTGAACGTTCCGCAATGCCGCATGGCGTAGCGAGCAGCAAGGTCATCGGACAAAATGAGTTAATTACATTTGACTTCGGTGCATTGCTTGACGGATACTGTTCAGATCTGACACGCACGATCGCAACGGGTACACCTGTACCAGAGCTGCGTAAAATTTATGACATTGTACTGGAAGCCCAGTTACATACGCTTGAGAACCTGAAACCGGGCATGACCGGACGGGAAGCAGATGCACTGGCACGTGATATCATTGCAGGATACGGGTATGGAGATCAATTCGGACATAGCACAGGCCACGGCCTGGGGATGGAAGTCCACGAAGCTCCGCGTTTATCCAAGCTTAGTGACGATGTGTTGAAACCGGGCATGGTTGTAACCGTTGAACCGGGTATCTACATTGACGGACTTGGCGGCGTACGTATCGAGGATGACGTGGTTATCACGGAAACAGGCATTCATATCTTAACGAAGTCGGACAAAAAGTTCACCGTTATCGGCTAACATTCTAGCCACCAGCGATGTAAAACGGTTTTTAATGTGGATTTAAATTGAAAAAGTTAATTACACCACAACGGAGAGTGCAGAAACAATCTGTAGAAGCGTAGCGTTCGCCTTTATCCCAGGATTTTCCCCTTGAAAAAGGAATCAAAAAATCCGGGGATAACAGCGATCGAAAGATGGTTCTGCAATCGGAGTGAAAAAGGTGGAATCTCTTCTCTTTCATTTTATGTACATCATTAACCCATCGTTTTACATCGTCTACTTTTCAACCATATCAGGAGGGATTTTTCGTGATTTCAGTAAACGATTTTAAAACAGGCTTG harbors:
- the splB gene encoding spore photoproduct lyase; translated protein: MSTSVAQPPVRKAKGTKPFIPDLVYFEPGALEYEKGKRIMEWVTSKEIPYQMTTSHNRITNLPGETEQEKYRMAKRTLVVGVRKTLKFDQSKPSAEYAIPISTGCMGHCHYCYLQTTLGAKPYVRVYVNTEEIIQAAKGYIDERAPEITRFEAACTSDPVGLEHITENLSDLIRFMADEEYGRLRFVTKYHHVDPLLNIKHNGHTRIRFSVNSDYVIKNFEPATSRFEERIEAAGKIAHAGYPLGFIIAPIMWYDGWQEGYAELLQKLADTLPEDATKDLTFEMIQHRFTKTAKATIEKRYPKTKLEMDIEKRKMKWGRWGQYKYVYKDDQQDALREFITERIFEHFPLANIDYFT
- a CDS encoding YqhR family membrane protein, whose translation is MAEYTDRHASHVDPKHGGVESHADKGRRSKQRQGQHYYTKPFSFAVELGFFAGFIWGGIHWLNYLLHFSIVPLGFLAEPFFKHEYIYTAAGHLTGWLFFIVFSIVAALIYTYTLRKWKGPLPGIGYGIVWWLIIFVLVGPKLDMVKPINRLTWDSIITEFCFFLLWGLFIGYTVAMEYTDERKREPEKAGA
- a CDS encoding cytochrome c biogenesis CcdA family protein, whose amino-acid sequence is MPDVNVWLAFVAGLASFISPCCLPLYPSYLSYITGMTVQRLKDDRNQREVRLKTLTHTLAFILGFSAVFYSLGLGAGLFGRFFNDNRDLIRQLSAILIMLMGLFLLGVFKPQFLMKERKLDLKWKPAGYLGSFIFGIGFSAGWSPCIGPILTAIIAMAASEPTTWLTLITGYTAGFALPFFILAFFIGSTRWILRYSNVMMKVGGALMLFLGVLLFTDQMTKITIWLQQITPDWMII
- a CDS encoding family 10 glycosylhydrolase gives rise to the protein MKFRNGLILLLIFVLGLQTAGLSAQAASQKEIDIYLDGQRLESDVSPYILPKVNVTMVPLRVISEGLGASVLWSQASRTVTIKKSESVITMTSGRQQATVDGITVDLDASVELKKGRVMVPIRFVSENLGITVNWNQAAQTINLTTGDAPAPDPATPANPGGTGSTPSTDDMRGAWISTVNGDWPSSSAKGNVEKQKLEYTQQLDTLKSMGINAVFVQVRANADAIYPSGLVPWNSVLTGTQGKDPGYDPLAFMIEEAHKRGLEFHAWFNPFRATNSASTSGLAANHVSKLHMNWIVNASGKLYINPGIPEARQHIIDNIMEVVNQYDIDGVHLDDYFYPSNVAFNDDAAFKAYNTLNTKDRAEWRRDNINQFVKQLGESIHQVKAGVEYGISPFGVWRNKAVDITGSDTKAGVTAYDSMNADVRTWIKQEWIDYVAPQVYWSMTLSAARYDKVVDWWANEVANTDVKLYIGHSPYKLGTPEIGWQTSQEIIDQLIYNEKYDTIKGDIYFSSQYLTKNPLGLIANLKAYYGL
- a CDS encoding M24 family metallopeptidase codes for the protein MENKRVNKLREAMRERELTAMLITNPINRRYMTGFTGSAGYVLITEQEAYLLTDFRYMTQAPQQAKGFTVVEHGPKPMDSVRELLASANIKEVGFEQDTVTFGTHSAYAEALQSIELKAVSGIVEQLRIFKDEDEIAVMQKAADLADATFSHVLQFAKPGMTEREVDLEMEFFMRKHGATSSSFDTIVASGERSAMPHGVASSKVIGQNELITFDFGALLDGYCSDLTRTIATGTPVPELRKIYDIVLEAQLHTLENLKPGMTGREADALARDIIAGYGYGDQFGHSTGHGLGMEVHEAPRLSKLSDDVLKPGMVVTVEPGIYIDGLGGVRIEDDVVITETGIHILTKSDKKFTVIG
- a CDS encoding DUF1385 domain-containing protein, yielding MPQQSKPVSYGGQAVIEGVMFGGKHVNVTAVRRKDGEITYLEVPKQDKTWVMKLRRIPLLRGIVSIIDSSVKGSKHLNYSADAYADDELEPEEKAKQKEKEGSGWSLSMIIGVTAVAILSFLFGKIVLTLLPVVIENFLFKNAFDNQFLHNLLEGGIKLILLLAYLWLISQTPMIKRLFQYHGAEHKVISAHEAGEELTPENVQKYSRLHYRCGSSFIMLTVIIGVFLYSLFTYDNLWERMGQRLLLLPVVLGISFELLKITNSVRDIPVLRYLGYPGLWLQLLTTKEPTNEQVEVSIASFNRMRELDAKLANVSATSEVPVATLDPVKG
- the mntR gene encoding transcriptional regulator MntR; translation: MPTPSMEDYLERIYKLIDEKGYARVSDIAEGLEVHPSSVTKMIQKLDKDEYLIYEKYRGLVLTPKGKKMGKRLMERHHLLEQFLTTIGVQEENIYKDVEGIEHHLSWDSITCIESLVEYFRQDESRLRDLQSIQELMSNTES
- a CDS encoding patatin-like phospholipase family protein, whose amino-acid sequence is MLINGVFEGGGVKGISLAGAVQSAQDYGFQFNRVAGTSSGSIVASLIAAGYRAEEMKSIIENTPFASLLRRSPIFDIRWIGPAARLFLKKGLYSGEALESWIGNMLKQKGIRTFADLPPGKLLITASDISNGTFLVLPDDIRRFGIDPDKFEVAKAVRMSCSIPYFFDPVAIRKSPVMSKGMRFPDQFVYVVDGGLLSNFPLWLFDGERTARGGDIIPTVGFKLVGKTEGEPSRIKGPLSMLQALVETMLTAHDERYIEQINRFRTIKIPTLGVKPTQFNLSVQESTALYLSGVAAGTEFFSRWNTKFYDEQLDKQKREERKKVSQTPPLTPV
- the aroQ gene encoding type II 3-dehydroquinate dehydratase produces the protein MKRIVVINGPNLNMLGIREPGIYGTLSLKDIEDKIRRQAEELDVSISFYQSNHEGDIIDRIHAAMGDADGIMLNAGALTHYSYAVRDAINAVKVPTVEVHLSNIHAREAFRHHSVIAAETIGQIAGFGEVSYELGLLALVRHLDKQT